In one Amaranthus tricolor cultivar Red isolate AtriRed21 chromosome 8, ASM2621246v1, whole genome shotgun sequence genomic region, the following are encoded:
- the LOC130820891 gene encoding uncharacterized mitochondrial protein AtMg00860-like produces MNQVFSAYLDKFVVVFIDDILVYLRDRDDHEKHLRSVLQTLRENKLYAKLSKCDFWLEKVSFLGHFVSKEGISVDPAKVVAVRSWPSPKNVTEVRSFLGLAGYYRRFVKDFSRIARPMTSLMKKEKKFEWTDECEQPFITLKERLTTAPVLTLPDPKLDYTDRKVTVYASRQLKVHEVHYPTHDLELAAIVFALKIWRHYLYGVKCKIYTDHQSLKYLYTQPDLNMRQRRWLELMTDYDLEFIYYEG; encoded by the exons atgaaccaagtgtttagtgcgtacTTGGATAAGTTCGTGGttgtctttattgatgacatattaGTATATTTGAGGGACCGGGATGATCATGAGAAACATTTACGTTCAGTCCTGCAAACTctgcgagaaaataagttgtacgcTAAATTGTCAAAATGTGACTTTTGGTTGGAAAAGGTctcatttttgggtcattttgtttcTAAAGAGGGTATTTCGGTGGATCCGGCGAAAGTAGTGGCAGTTCGAAGTTGGCCGTCGCCAAAGAATGTCACCGAAgtacgaagtttcttaggcttggctgggtattaccgtcgttttgtcaAAGATTTCTCACGAATTGCTCGGCCTATGACttcgttgatgaagaaagagaagaagttcgagtggactgATGAGTGTGAACAGCCCTTCATAACTTTGAAGGAAAGATTAACCACAGCCCCTGTTCTTACTTTACCTGACccaaagttggattatact gaccgtaaggtgacTGTGTACGCATCACGACAAttgaaagtacatgaagttcattatcctacccatgatctggagttaGCTGCTATAGTGTTTGCTCTCAAAATATGGCGCCATTACTTGTATGGTGTCAAATgtaagatctacactgatcatcagagtttGAAGTATCTCTACACTCAGCCTGATTTGaacatgcgacaacgtcggtggctagagttgatgacagattatgattTAGAGTTCATATATTATGAGGGATGA
- the LOC130820894 gene encoding uncharacterized protein LOC130820894 has translation MPPLSRKRLSRNDVNRTLRNLVKALSSVSAPRERSTSELASEMSKRISQSKPSTFDGKGEPSELELWLREFDKLFDVVECPKELKVNQAAFYLAEGYFGWELFKRAMREKFYPLHVRKDKSNEFARLEMGGMIVDEYYHKFMEYLKYCPDDVPTKEKKMQRFELGLSYDIQKHIASDR, from the exons ATGCCTCCTTTGTCAAGAAAGAGACTGTCTAGAAATGATGTTAACCGTACGCtaagaaatctggtgaaagcGTTATCTAGTGTAAGCGCACCACGAGAGAGGTCTACGTCGGAATTAGCATCTGAAATGAGCAAACGGATTAGTCAGAGCAAACcctcaactttcgatggtaaaGGAGAACCATCGGAGCTTGAACTCtggttaagagaatttgacaaactttttgatgtagTAGAATGTCCAAAAGAATTGAAGGTCAATCAGGCTGCATTTTATTTG GCTGAGGGGTATTTTGGTTGGGAATTGTTTAAGAGGGCCATGCGGGAGAAATTCTATCCGTTGCACGTAAGGAAAGATAAGTCGAACGAGTTTGCGCGGTTAGAGATGGGTGGTATGATTGTTGATGAGTATTAccacaaatttatggaatatCTCAAGTACTGTCCTGATGATGTTCCCACTAAAGAGAAGAAAATGCAGCGATTTGAGCTGGGATTGTCGTAtgacattcaaaaacatattgcAAGTGATCGTTAA
- the LOC130820889 gene encoding protein FAR1-RELATED SEQUENCE 5-like, with protein MVTFDCTYNTNKYSMVLAPFTGVDHHKSCITFGIGLLAKEDSESFECVESITVLDSTVSKMYKVKFILGSSIDELKVDCDCKLFKRIGILYSHAICVMSARKITQIPKQYVLDRWTKLALKKPIFDLLGNLIEESKKCNNVGKLLGEVWCEIFNCVGLAQWSESDLHSLLQNLKDISRKLEESDDVRVDITKEQRIELLVGTSSSSTMEIQNPIQSKNKGKSRNCPSTKDTPLKKN; from the exons ATGGTTACTTTTGATTGTACTTATAACACCAATAAGTATAGCATGGTTTTAGCCCCTTTTACTGGTGTAGATCATCATAAGTCTTGTATTACATTTGGTATAGGTTTATTAGCTAAGGAAGATAGTGAATCTTTTGAGTG tgtGGAAAGTATAACTGTTTTGGACTCAACGGTAAGTAAGATGTACAAGGTGAAATTTATACTGGGAAGTTCGATTGACGAGTTGAAGGTAGATTGTGATTGCAAGTTATTTAAACGAATAGGAATATTATATTCCCATGCGATTTGTGTTATGagtgcaagaaaaataacacaaataccaaagcaatatgttttaGATCGTTGGACGAAGCTAGCATTAAAGAAGCCTATTTTTGATTTGCTTGGGAATCTGATTGAAGAGAGCAAAAAGTGTAACAACGTGGGGAAGTTGTTGGGGGAAGTTTGGTGTGAAATATTCAATTGTGTAGGTTTAGCTCAATGGAGTGAGAGTGATTTACACTCACTTTTACAAAACCTAAAAGATATTAGTAGAAAATTGGAGGAAAGTGATGATGTGAGGGTGGACATTACTAAAGAGCAACGAATCGAATTGTTAGTAGGCACAAGTTCATCTTCGACAATGGAAATACAAAACCCAATCCAATCaaagaacaaaggaaaaag TCGAAATTGCCCATCAACAAAAGATACCCCACTTAAG AAAAATTGA